One genomic segment of Mesoterricola silvestris includes these proteins:
- a CDS encoding CYTH domain-containing protein: MIRNIVAVLLVAGSVAPGAWGAAPAQAKALHLRTIEKYPAPKLEKVNGREIKFLLDPAKLKGSPEEAFALVWDRVKASAARNGFTITEKAEKPLKIEKAYKEYFDTPGQDLWKKGYLVRITQKFKKGVAEFQVGLTIKAVNPDANVAMATPLKVVGVEKVKVEAEENAGPAAGGGLDGYVEKGASFNVTLDSLGKLTLGDFAKYMPELATLGIPADTKLVGNRAYSVRVKPGAVELAGTDDCGFSMEGWSTTPGGAPYLYDFSYGYGDIDFYDSAALHEASEKFYYKVVLGDLGDLAMPQAEKWGGSKVRKLMNRPISR; this comes from the coding sequence ATGATCAGGAACATCGTGGCAGTTCTGCTGGTGGCGGGTTCCGTGGCCCCCGGCGCCTGGGGCGCCGCGCCCGCGCAGGCCAAGGCCCTCCACCTCCGCACCATCGAGAAGTACCCGGCTCCCAAGCTGGAGAAGGTCAACGGCCGGGAAATCAAGTTCCTCCTGGACCCCGCCAAGCTCAAGGGCTCCCCGGAGGAGGCCTTCGCGCTGGTGTGGGACCGGGTCAAGGCCTCCGCGGCCAGGAACGGCTTCACGATCACCGAGAAGGCCGAGAAGCCCCTGAAGATCGAGAAGGCCTACAAGGAGTACTTCGACACGCCCGGCCAGGACCTCTGGAAGAAGGGCTACCTGGTGCGCATCACCCAGAAATTCAAGAAGGGCGTGGCTGAATTCCAGGTGGGCCTGACCATCAAGGCCGTCAACCCCGACGCCAACGTCGCCATGGCGACGCCCCTGAAGGTCGTGGGCGTGGAGAAGGTGAAGGTCGAGGCCGAGGAGAACGCCGGCCCCGCCGCCGGCGGCGGCCTGGACGGGTACGTGGAGAAGGGCGCCTCCTTCAACGTCACCCTCGACAGCCTGGGCAAGCTGACCCTGGGCGATTTCGCCAAGTACATGCCCGAACTGGCCACCCTCGGCATTCCCGCCGACACGAAGCTCGTGGGCAACCGGGCCTACTCGGTGCGCGTGAAGCCCGGCGCGGTGGAGCTGGCCGGCACCGACGACTGCGGGTTCTCCATGGAAGGGTGGTCCACGACCCCCGGCGGCGCGCCCTACCTCTACGACTTCTCCTACGGCTACGGCGACATCGACTTCTACGACAGCGCCGCGCTCCACGAGGCCAGCGAGAAGTTCTACTACAAGGTCGTCCTGGGGGACCTCGGCGACCTGGCCATGCCCCAGGCCGAGAAGTGGGGGGGATCCAAGGTCCGCAAGCTCATGAACAGGCCCATCAGCCGCTGA